In a genomic window of Desulfovibrio sp. JC022:
- a CDS encoding PD-(D/E)XK nuclease family protein — translation MTNKKNIQIISWKEDFIENLATTIINDSDGDLSKVTVIVPHHRPARYLKKALAGSEQLPKPCILPEIYSFSDFVSSLIPKLTAEFPRKIGKLDQVGLLFDIIEKLRSESTGMLSKMPTDLQMFFPWGTRLASLLEDLLRQDIKPRNLTMLQGEVLEWAAALLEELEIIFVRYLEELEKRGWATSGLENRTLVENFSGLDDILKDRKLYLAGFYGVSGVEDMFFRYLWENLGLQVIWHSDPGLAEGRKGHFAVREHRLWLQNWKAEAVSEHSAKGSCKLPELKFFEGFDRHSQLCAMRDELCSQKVEGCAVVLPDTSLLLPVMHHLPEQDINISMGYPLERSALNGLVEAVLKLQENRNVHNFYWKDILGLIRHPYLKMLEVNGDQPLRTIFHQWENALRHGAPYANVKDFVPVYSDDNGNLVDNPETTEELRAEAVQVCIDGFKDIETLSELADSLQAMAEMLRQRGGTLWNRYLLDSECLFRLMNEVIPELRESSISNEIFGQSLCFSIFRQLLSSQRVSFEPDPISGMQVLGMLESRLLNFKRTFILDTVDEKLPGTDPYDPLLPDQLRHLLDLPDSRERESVATYNFYRLIMGSEESCIFYQSGVQPGLLDSKSIRSRFVEQLLWEMEQQRKEIITPGDDFPLKAVNFPVGAIVNSPASIPKEPLQDKLQNLLKFKGLSPSAIDCYVGCPKLFFFRYLSNVRESVTVDQDGDRAGFGDLIHSVLKDFLEPHLNKDISGADLDADQLQDLFMLRLERDSLYPNLAYDIKKSLEQAGKNRLSLFLKNMKPTKIVELESDSQAELEMDDFKVRIHGRVDRVDERAGERYVLDYKTGRLHLPRKSFWDDESIWGPLLDDPQAIYHDGTPFLEKIKGTANSLQLPLYLLMDQHTSGELPRQAALVELVTDGREKGLFDSKTSDEEREEIIETKIPALSKVIINNMLLEEDFKPIRSNMCDWCAYREACGS, via the coding sequence ATGACAAATAAAAAAAATATCCAGATAATCTCGTGGAAAGAAGATTTCATTGAAAATCTTGCCACTACTATAATCAATGATTCTGACGGCGACCTGAGCAAAGTCACGGTCATTGTCCCGCACCACCGCCCGGCCCGTTATTTGAAAAAGGCCCTTGCGGGCTCGGAGCAACTGCCTAAGCCGTGCATCCTGCCGGAAATTTATTCATTCTCCGACTTCGTATCCTCACTTATCCCCAAACTTACCGCCGAGTTTCCACGCAAGATCGGCAAGTTGGATCAAGTCGGACTGCTCTTTGATATCATTGAAAAACTGCGCAGTGAATCCACGGGCATGCTTTCCAAAATGCCTACGGATCTGCAAATGTTTTTCCCGTGGGGTACCCGACTGGCTTCCCTGCTTGAAGATCTGCTGCGTCAGGATATCAAACCGCGCAACCTGACCATGCTTCAGGGCGAAGTGCTGGAATGGGCCGCTGCCCTGCTCGAAGAACTGGAAATAATTTTCGTCCGTTACCTAGAAGAGCTGGAGAAACGCGGCTGGGCTACTTCCGGTCTGGAAAACCGCACCTTAGTTGAAAATTTCAGCGGCCTTGATGATATCCTCAAGGACCGCAAACTTTACTTGGCAGGATTCTACGGAGTCAGCGGCGTGGAAGATATGTTCTTCCGCTACCTCTGGGAAAATCTGGGTCTACAGGTCATCTGGCACAGTGATCCCGGACTTGCTGAAGGTCGCAAAGGACACTTTGCTGTGCGTGAACATCGACTCTGGCTGCAAAACTGGAAAGCTGAAGCAGTTTCGGAGCATTCTGCAAAAGGAAGCTGCAAACTGCCGGAACTGAAATTCTTTGAAGGGTTCGACCGCCATTCACAGCTCTGCGCCATGCGCGATGAACTGTGCTCACAAAAAGTGGAAGGCTGCGCCGTGGTCCTACCGGACACCTCTTTGCTGCTCCCGGTCATGCACCATTTGCCGGAACAGGACATCAACATCAGTATGGGATATCCGCTGGAACGCTCAGCCCTGAACGGATTAGTGGAAGCCGTCCTCAAATTACAGGAAAACCGCAACGTCCATAACTTTTACTGGAAAGATATTCTGGGACTGATCCGCCATCCCTACCTGAAAATGCTGGAAGTAAACGGCGACCAGCCCTTGCGGACCATCTTCCACCAATGGGAAAACGCACTTCGTCACGGCGCGCCTTATGCAAACGTGAAAGATTTTGTCCCGGTCTACAGCGACGACAACGGCAATCTGGTGGACAACCCGGAAACCACCGAGGAACTGCGCGCTGAAGCGGTACAGGTCTGCATCGACGGATTCAAGGATATTGAGACTCTCTCTGAGCTTGCGGACAGTCTGCAAGCTATGGCAGAAATGCTCCGCCAGCGAGGCGGCACCCTCTGGAACCGCTACCTGCTGGATTCGGAATGTCTATTCCGGCTCATGAACGAAGTCATCCCCGAACTGCGCGAAAGCTCCATCAGCAATGAAATTTTCGGGCAATCGCTCTGCTTTTCCATTTTTCGGCAATTGCTCTCATCACAGCGCGTATCATTTGAGCCGGACCCAATTTCCGGTATGCAGGTGCTCGGTATGCTGGAAAGTCGCCTTTTAAATTTTAAGCGAACTTTTATTCTTGATACCGTTGATGAAAAACTGCCCGGCACTGATCCCTATGACCCTCTGCTCCCGGACCAGTTGCGGCACCTGCTGGACCTGCCGGATTCACGGGAAAGGGAATCTGTTGCTACCTACAACTTCTACCGCTTAATCATGGGCAGCGAAGAATCCTGCATCTTTTATCAAAGCGGTGTGCAGCCCGGTCTGCTGGATTCAAAATCCATCCGCTCCCGTTTTGTGGAACAGCTACTCTGGGAAATGGAACAGCAACGTAAGGAAATCATCACTCCGGGTGATGACTTCCCACTCAAAGCCGTTAATTTCCCCGTGGGAGCCATCGTAAACAGTCCAGCATCCATTCCAAAAGAACCATTGCAGGACAAACTGCAAAACCTGCTCAAGTTCAAAGGACTCTCCCCATCTGCCATCGACTGTTACGTGGGATGCCCTAAGCTGTTTTTTTTCCGTTACCTTTCCAATGTACGTGAGAGCGTAACTGTGGATCAGGACGGAGACCGCGCCGGATTTGGGGATCTGATTCATTCCGTGCTCAAGGATTTTCTTGAACCGCACCTGAATAAAGATATCAGCGGCGCAGATCTGGATGCAGATCAATTACAGGATTTGTTCATGCTCCGGCTGGAACGGGATTCGCTCTATCCCAACCTTGCCTACGACATAAAAAAATCTTTAGAACAGGCCGGGAAAAATCGACTCTCCCTATTCTTAAAAAATATGAAGCCGACCAAAATAGTAGAACTGGAATCAGACTCACAGGCCGAGCTTGAAATGGATGATTTCAAAGTCAGAATCCACGGACGTGTGGACCGGGTGGATGAACGGGCCGGGGAACGATACGTGCTGGACTACAAGACCGGCCGACTCCATTTGCCCCGCAAATCCTTCTGGGATGATGAATCCATCTGGGGTCCGTTGCTGGATGATCCGCAGGCGATCTACCATGACGGCACACCCTTTCTTGAAAAAATCAAGGGAACGGCGAACAGTCTGCAACTTCCACTCTATCTACTCATGGACCAGCACACTTCTGGTGAACTGCCAAGACAGGCCGCACTGGTGGAACTGGTCACAGACGGACGGGAAAAAGGACTCTTTGATTCCAAAACAAGCGATGAAGAGCGCGAAGAAATCATTGAGACAAAAATCCCGGCCCTGAGCAAAGTGATCATCAACAACATGCTGTTAGAGGAAGATTTCAAACCCATCCGCTCCAACATGTGTGATTGGTGTGCATACCGGGAAGCCTGCGGAAGCTAA
- the lhgO gene encoding L-2-hydroxyglutarate oxidase, with protein MKTAEIMICGAGIVGLTVARELISRGYKDILIIDKESEIAKHASGRNSGVLHAGIYYAPGSLRAVSCLSGNFRMKEYCREKGLPLLETGKVIVARNESELPTLHELYSRATANGAKVDIIDEQQLSEIEPNAKTTKEALFSHYTAVVDPRAVMKSLYNDLESSGKVSFMLGTKFITAKSNNTIVTDKGEISCGLFINAAGAYSDQVARPFGFGEGYQLIPFKGIYKKLKKEKAHTIKGSIYPVPNIKNPFLGIHFTRGAGGDVYLGPTAIPAFGRENYGILSGLDKEAFDIMLRDAILFFTNPKFRSVAFEEPRKYFFKCFFNDAKELVKELSPDDIENSPKVGIRPQLVDLKRNELVMDFLVESDKKSVHVLNAISPAFTSSMYFAEMIVEKYIH; from the coding sequence ATGAAAACAGCTGAGATCATGATCTGCGGAGCTGGAATTGTAGGCCTTACTGTGGCGCGGGAACTTATTTCCAGAGGATACAAGGACATTCTGATTATCGATAAGGAATCTGAAATAGCAAAGCATGCTTCAGGGCGTAACAGCGGAGTACTGCATGCCGGAATTTATTATGCTCCGGGCAGTTTGCGTGCAGTTTCCTGCCTTTCCGGTAATTTCAGAATGAAAGAATACTGCCGAGAAAAAGGATTACCCCTGCTGGAAACAGGCAAAGTAATTGTCGCCCGTAATGAATCCGAACTTCCCACCCTGCATGAGCTGTACAGCCGGGCCACTGCTAACGGAGCCAAGGTCGATATAATTGATGAACAGCAGCTCTCCGAAATAGAACCCAATGCAAAAACAACCAAAGAAGCGTTGTTTTCTCACTACACCGCAGTAGTTGACCCGCGTGCAGTGATGAAATCATTGTATAATGATCTTGAATCCAGCGGTAAAGTCTCTTTCATGCTCGGTACCAAATTCATTACTGCAAAAAGCAACAATACTATCGTCACCGACAAAGGCGAAATAAGCTGCGGGCTGTTCATCAATGCCGCCGGGGCATACAGCGATCAGGTAGCCCGTCCTTTCGGATTCGGTGAGGGCTATCAGCTCATCCCTTTCAAGGGCATCTATAAAAAACTGAAAAAAGAAAAAGCGCACACCATCAAAGGCAGCATCTACCCTGTGCCCAATATCAAAAATCCCTTCCTCGGAATCCACTTCACCCGCGGAGCAGGCGGAGATGTATATCTCGGCCCCACCGCTATCCCCGCCTTTGGACGCGAAAACTACGGTATCCTGAGCGGTCTGGATAAAGAAGCATTCGACATAATGTTACGCGACGCTATACTCTTTTTTACTAATCCAAAATTCCGTTCCGTTGCATTTGAAGAGCCGCGTAAATACTTTTTCAAATGTTTCTTCAATGATGCAAAGGAACTGGTCAAAGAACTTTCCCCTGATGATATTGAAAACTCTCCCAAAGTGGGTATCCGCCCGCAATTAGTAGACCTGAAACGTAATGAACTTGTGATGGACTTTCTTGTGGAAAGTGATAAAAAGAGTGTGCACGTACTCAACGCTATTTCACCTGCCTTCACCAGCTCCATGTACTTCGCTGAAATGATTGTGGAGAAATACATACACTAG
- a CDS encoding nitronate monooxygenase family protein: MNLPQLKIGDLVAKVPVIQGGMGVGISLSGLASAVAKEGGIGVIAAAMIGLTNKNGGKDHARAHIDTLAEEIRKAKEMTSGILGVNIMVALSNFADMVSTSVKEGADVIFSGAGLPLDLPKYLHDGAKTKLVPIVSSGRAASIICKKWISKFDYLPDAFVVEGPMAGGHLGFKREQLNDPKFALENILPEVIKAVRPFEEKAGRTIPVIAAGGVYSGEDINKFLHMGAAGVQMGTRFVATHECDADEEFKQAYVNSTKEDMAIIQSPVGLPGRAVKNDFLEAVTDGKKSPFKCPFHCIKSCKVEESPYCIAAALINAQRGKLKNGFAFAGSNAWRTEKIITVKQLISDLKSEFDRAVAR, encoded by the coding sequence ATGAATCTTCCTCAGCTTAAAATTGGTGATCTCGTTGCCAAGGTCCCCGTCATTCAGGGCGGCATGGGTGTGGGTATTTCCCTCTCCGGCCTTGCTTCCGCAGTTGCCAAAGAAGGCGGCATCGGCGTTATCGCTGCTGCAATGATCGGCCTTACCAACAAGAACGGCGGTAAGGATCACGCAAGAGCACACATCGACACTCTGGCCGAAGAAATCCGCAAGGCCAAAGAAATGACCTCCGGCATCCTCGGTGTAAACATCATGGTTGCCCTGTCCAACTTCGCGGACATGGTCAGCACTTCCGTCAAAGAAGGCGCAGATGTAATCTTTTCCGGTGCCGGACTGCCTCTGGATCTGCCCAAGTACCTGCACGATGGCGCAAAGACCAAACTGGTTCCCATCGTATCTTCAGGCCGCGCAGCATCCATCATCTGCAAAAAATGGATCTCCAAGTTCGATTACCTGCCTGATGCATTCGTAGTTGAAGGCCCCATGGCAGGCGGTCACCTCGGCTTCAAACGCGAGCAGCTCAACGATCCCAAATTCGCCCTCGAAAACATCCTACCCGAAGTCATCAAAGCTGTTAGACCTTTCGAAGAAAAAGCAGGCAGAACCATTCCCGTTATCGCCGCCGGCGGTGTTTATTCCGGTGAAGACATTAACAAGTTCCTCCACATGGGAGCTGCCGGGGTCCAGATGGGAACCCGCTTTGTCGCCACTCACGAATGCGATGCTGATGAAGAATTCAAACAAGCTTATGTAAACTCCACTAAAGAAGATATGGCCATCATCCAGAGTCCGGTCGGACTTCCCGGCAGGGCAGTAAAAAACGACTTCCTTGAAGCGGTTACCGATGGCAAAAAATCTCCCTTCAAATGCCCGTTCCATTGCATCAAGAGCTGCAAAGTAGAGGAAAGCCCCTACTGCATCGCAGCCGCCCTGATCAATGCCCAGCGCGGCAAGCTGAAAAACGGTTTTGCCTTTGCCGGCTCCAATGCTTGGAGAACCGAAAAGATCATCACCGTTAAGCAGCTAATCTCAGATCTTAAATCTGAATTCGACCGCGCCGTCGCACGCTAA
- the xerC gene encoding tyrosine recombinase XerC, whose amino-acid sequence MSSTAGTNKDLPEPVQVFMTYLDVEKRASAATLRSYAKDLTQFEEFLETRKSSLAKPEKVIPDHVRGFLAKLHGQRLAKSTMSRKLSSLRSFFKYMTKHRFIKNDPMTGIRNPKQEIRHPRSLNVDQAVNLMDAHVGDEPADKRDLALAEMLYGSGLRVSEAIAFDLFDVDTSSAVARVSGKGNKERLSPLSDAACKAVNDYLAVRAELGPSLEEQALFVGNRGGRLNRRQVNRILARMAEGAGLHEGVHPHMLRHSFASHMLQSGADMRSVQELLGHEHLSTTQRYTHLNLQQIMNVYDKAHPLAGNQSPDSDGEKKE is encoded by the coding sequence ATGTCCTCGACCGCAGGAACAAATAAAGACCTTCCCGAGCCTGTCCAAGTCTTCATGACCTATCTGGATGTGGAGAAGCGTGCATCCGCTGCAACTTTGCGCTCCTATGCAAAGGACCTTACCCAGTTTGAGGAATTCTTGGAGACTCGCAAAAGTTCTCTTGCCAAGCCTGAAAAGGTAATCCCGGACCATGTGCGCGGTTTTCTAGCCAAACTTCATGGGCAACGGCTTGCCAAGTCGACCATGTCGCGCAAGCTTTCTTCTTTGCGTTCATTTTTCAAGTATATGACCAAGCATCGGTTCATTAAAAATGACCCCATGACCGGGATCAGAAATCCCAAGCAGGAAATCCGTCATCCACGTTCGCTTAATGTTGATCAGGCCGTAAACCTCATGGATGCACATGTCGGTGATGAACCTGCGGATAAACGTGATCTTGCCCTGGCTGAAATGCTTTACGGTTCCGGTTTGCGGGTCAGTGAGGCAATTGCCTTTGACCTGTTTGATGTTGATACCTCAAGCGCGGTAGCCCGTGTTTCCGGTAAAGGGAACAAGGAACGCCTTTCTCCGCTTAGTGATGCAGCCTGCAAGGCTGTGAATGATTATCTGGCAGTACGTGCCGAGCTTGGGCCGTCCCTTGAAGAACAGGCCCTTTTTGTGGGGAACCGTGGCGGTCGTTTGAATCGCAGGCAGGTTAACCGTATCCTTGCTCGTATGGCCGAGGGAGCAGGGTTGCATGAGGGCGTGCATCCGCACATGCTCAGGCACAGTTTCGCTTCGCATATGCTGCAATCAGGGGCTGATATGCGCTCTGTGCAGGAACTTCTGGGGCATGAGCACCTCAGTACCACCCAGCGATACACTCATTTGAATCTGCAACAGATTATGAATGTTTATGACAAGGCTCATCCGTTGGCAGGCAACCAGTCTCCGGATTCAGATGGAGAGAAAAAGGAATAG
- a CDS encoding diguanylate cyclase, which yields MDKNKDHGLLGLVKHKAILVSPDNSLRDLLFEIWPQDVLDFTCYTEARGAVEDLFNEPPDLLIVDSRVEDVPAQELARLVKSENVYRQLPVIICLDDTDLQHPWDWNEVEVDDFLVRPFFLPVVRERVNLTLCRALRALDANPLSKLPGNTSIIQRIQTLIDREQDFALAYCDLDYFKSFNDKYGFSRGDEVLMMSARIIVNTVKSFAGEQTFVGHVGGDDFVVITSPDIIEEVCQRIIFSFDGIVPNFYDMEDRQRKSIVSKDRQGNTQTFPLMAISIAVVFNIDGRMKHFGEASAIAMSLKKKAKENPKSNYVLDRRNK from the coding sequence ATGGACAAGAATAAGGATCACGGCCTGTTGGGGCTGGTAAAACATAAAGCTATTCTGGTTTCCCCTGATAACTCCTTGCGGGACCTTTTGTTTGAAATCTGGCCGCAGGATGTGCTGGATTTCACCTGCTATACAGAAGCACGCGGGGCAGTGGAAGATCTTTTTAATGAACCGCCGGATCTGCTCATTGTTGACAGCCGGGTGGAGGATGTTCCGGCGCAGGAACTGGCCCGGCTGGTAAAGAGCGAAAATGTTTACCGCCAGCTTCCGGTTATTATCTGCCTTGATGATACAGATCTTCAGCATCCATGGGACTGGAACGAAGTTGAGGTTGACGATTTTCTGGTCCGTCCTTTTTTTCTGCCCGTTGTACGTGAAAGGGTAAACCTCACTCTATGCCGTGCCTTGCGGGCACTTGATGCCAACCCCCTTTCAAAGCTTCCGGGCAACACTTCCATCATCCAGAGAATTCAAACTCTCATTGATCGCGAGCAGGATTTCGCTCTTGCGTATTGCGATCTTGATTATTTCAAGTCCTTTAACGACAAGTACGGCTTTTCGCGTGGTGACGAGGTGCTGATGATGAGTGCCCGCATTATCGTCAATACGGTGAAAAGTTTTGCCGGAGAGCAGACTTTTGTGGGTCACGTGGGCGGCGATGATTTTGTGGTAATTACCTCACCGGATATCATTGAAGAAGTCTGCCAGCGGATTATCTTTTCTTTTGACGGCATTGTGCCTAATTTTTATGACATGGAAGACCGCCAGCGCAAATCCATTGTTTCCAAAGACCGGCAGGGCAATACCCAGACTTTTCCGTTGATGGCTATTTCCATTGCCGTTGTCTTTAATATCGACGGCAGGATGAAGCATTTTGGTGAAGCTTCGGCCATTGCCATGAGCCTGAAGAAGAAAGCAAAAGAAAATCCCAAGAGCAATTATGTCCTCGACCGCAGGAACAAATAA
- a CDS encoding HDOD domain-containing protein, protein MADQDLKTSVKGQILSTSDLPTLPSVLDEVTKLVDDPNSSTEQVAKVISQDQVLSAKVLKMVNSPIYGFPGRITTIQHALVLLGLNVIRGIIISTSVFDMIQQAMSGLWEHSLGCAMASGAIAKAAGFEDPEEFTVAGLLHDLGKVVTAVQLPELNEAVRMTVKEKDLSYYEAERHILGFGHDRINAWLARHWHLPPNVREAMTFHHHPDRAQFYQQTAAVVHVGDFMVRLFEYGNGGDDQIAYFKPAAMKILKLKMKDLEPVMDEVSDKFMEISDLTF, encoded by the coding sequence ATGGCTGATCAAGACCTTAAAACCAGCGTCAAAGGGCAGATTCTTTCTACCTCAGACCTGCCTACCCTGCCTTCCGTCCTTGATGAAGTTACCAAGCTTGTTGATGATCCCAACTCCTCAACCGAACAGGTAGCCAAAGTTATTTCTCAGGACCAGGTGCTTTCCGCCAAGGTCCTTAAGATGGTAAACTCGCCCATTTACGGTTTTCCGGGCAGAATCACCACCATCCAGCATGCCCTTGTTCTGCTTGGCCTGAACGTTATCCGGGGTATTATTATTTCTACATCTGTTTTTGATATGATCCAGCAGGCCATGTCAGGGCTCTGGGAGCACAGCCTCGGTTGCGCCATGGCCAGTGGTGCCATTGCCAAGGCCGCAGGATTTGAAGATCCAGAAGAATTCACCGTTGCCGGACTTCTTCATGATCTTGGAAAGGTTGTTACCGCAGTGCAGCTGCCGGAGCTCAATGAAGCCGTGCGTATGACTGTGAAGGAAAAGGATTTAAGTTATTACGAAGCTGAAAGGCATATTCTTGGCTTTGGTCATGATCGCATCAATGCTTGGCTGGCCCGTCATTGGCATCTTCCGCCCAATGTGCGCGAAGCCATGACTTTTCACCATCACCCGGACCGGGCCCAGTTTTATCAGCAGACCGCCGCAGTGGTCCATGTGGGGGATTTTATGGTCCGCCTTTTTGAATACGGAAACGGCGGGGATGACCAGATTGCTTACTTTAAGCCCGCAGCCATGAAGATTCTGAAGTTGAAAATGAAAGATCTTGAGCCGGTCATGGATGAGGTCTCCGATAAGTTTATGGAAATTTCAGACCTCACTTTCTAG